One Sporosarcina sp. FSL W8-0480 genomic window, AAACGACTTGGCTTTTGGGGCCAAGTCGATGTATTATTGTTCATTCAAAATCGCTTCTACAGTGGATTCAACTTCTTTGCGGTTCATTTTCTCTTGTCCGCTTTGCATTGCGTTAATTGTTCTATTCGCGAGCGCAAGTGGGATTTTGCAGAATAACAAAATGTTCTTATTAGAAATGGACTCGATATATTCATCAGCCTTCTTCAAATTGGCTTCCGCGTATTCGTACAACTCTTTTCTTGTCCAACCATCCGGGATGAAATTCACACCGCGATCTGCATCCTCATCCTGGTTGCGAAGCATGTTTACAGCTTGTAGTCCGCGACCGTAACCGATGGCAAGTTCCCGATCCGTTTTCGTACCATCAAATTGCTCCCAAATATCGGATAACATCACACCAACAAGTCCTGCGACATAATAAGTATAGTCGTCGAGATCTTCCTTCGTTTTGATTATAAAATTCTTTTCAACCCATTTCGCCATTCCGTCTGCCATTATGCTTGTCGACTCTTTTACTTTTTCAACGATGCCCGCTGGACAAACGGTGAGCCAATCGCCAAGCCTAAGCGTAACTTCTGGCAGGAGGCTTTCATATGGCTTCAGTAAATCCCTGTATGCGGCTTCATCAAATAGTTCGTTCTGCAAAAGTTTACTCGTAGACCGAAGTAAATACTGCTTGATATCGGGATGCAATTCCTCGTGATCCTCGATTTCGTCAATCGCACGCATGCATAAGTATGCGGAACCGACAGTCTTGCGCAATGTAGGATTCAGCAATTTAATCGGTATATAAAAGGTTCTGCTTGTAAGCTTCAGTATATGCATTGCATCTTTTTGCAATTTTGCTTCGTTCATCAGTTGGATCCTCCTTCATTACTAAAAAAGAAAATACGTCACTCGCGTTATTATGATTATCATACACTATTCAATAAGTAACTTGCCAATCCTGACCCAACCAGATTTGTTGAGAATCTATGTTGAATATGAGATATTGTCTAATGAAAGTTTTGAATTCAAGATGAATGCTTTTATGCATACCTTGCTTTCGTATGGAAATGCTATGTGAAAAGGGGATTATTAAAAATGACTATTAAAGTTAAGGCAATTATAGGCAGTACGAGTTCCAGATCAGTGAATTTGAAAGTGGTCGAGTTTTTAAGGGAAAAGTACGTGGGGAAGTTAGAAATCACACCTGTTTTCATCAATGACCTAACAATGTTTTCGGTAGACTTGGAAAGCAATCCTCCAGAGGTCGTTACAGAATTCATGGATAATGTAAGAGATTCGGATGCAATCCTCTTCGCGGTTCCTGAATACAATTACTCGATTCCTGGCGTATTGAAAAATGCCGTAGATTGGCTATCACGAAGCAACTTCGCTATAAAAGATAAGCCTGCATTCATGATCGGCGCTTCAGCAGGTGTGTTAGGAACGGTACGTGCCCAAATGCACTTAAAACAAATTCTTTCCAACCCGATGCTCTCACCTGCACTTTTGCCTAATAATGATGTGTTCATCGGTTCCATTCAACAAAAAGTTGACGAGACAGGGCAATTGACAGACCAAGCGACGATAGATTTCTTGGACAAAGTCGTGAACAACTTTATCGAATTTTACTCAAAGACTAAAGCATTTGCTGAACTTCGAGCTTAATATTAAAAATGGCCTGCCTTGAATTGCTCAAGGCGGCCTTTTAATTTAGTTGGAAAGAACAGCAGATCTTGAAGCTGCCGTTAGGGCCTGCTTTAAGTCTTCAATTAAATCCTGAGCTTCTTCCAACCCGACGGAAAAACGTAATAGCCGCTTATCCACTCCACGTTTTTCCCTTTCCTCTTCCGGAATATCTGCATGTGTTTGTGTTGTAGGATAGGTAATGAGGCTTTCCACTCCGCCAAGGCTTTCAGCGAAAGTAATAAGGCGCAAGTTCTCAAGAAACGGACCTACCCATTCACTTTCCTGTAAGCGAAATGAAATCATTCCGCCCTTTCCTGCATACAGGACATCCGCAACAAGCGGTTCATCTTTCAGATAAGTGACAAGTTCTTTTGCATTTGCGTCATGTTGCTTCATCCGAACATGCAACGTCTTCAATCCACGGACGACAAGCCATGAATCGAAAGGTGATAACGTGGCACCAATTGCATTATGGTTTTCGCTTAAGAGATTGCATAATTCTTCCCCTTTGGCAACAACAAGACCGGCTAATACATCATTATGGCCACCGATATATTTTGTTGCGCTATGGATGACAATATCCGCACCAAGTTCAAGTGGGCGTTGATAGAAAGGTGTCAAAAACGTATTGTCAACGATTAACAGCAACCCATGTTTTTTCGCAAGCTCTGCGTATTTCTCGATATCTATTTTTAGCATGAGTGGATTTGTAGGTGTTTCGATGAATAGTGCTTTTGTGTTCTCTGTAATAAGCTTCTCTGTTTCTTCTACACTTTGAAATGAAGTATAAGAAGTCTTAATGCCATATATATTTGCATATTGTTTGAACAGGCGATAGGTCCCTCCGTAAATGTCTTCAGGTGCAATCAGTTCATCTTTAGGTTTGAAGATGGAGAGGGAAAGTTGTATTGCAGCCATCCCGGAACTACATGCGTATCCCCGGTCACCATTTTCCAAATTGGCAATTCCTTCTTCCAAGATAGTCCGTGTTGGGTTTTTCGTTCTTGTATAGTCGTATCCTGTGGAAAGCCCTAAGCCGTCATGTTTGTAGGCGGTGGAGAAATGGAGCGGGGGATTGACTGCTCCTGTTCTTGGATCGCTTTGATTTCCTAACTGTACCAATTTCGTGTTTATGCTATGATTTGTCAACATGTCCATCTCCTTTTTTCTATAAATGTTGATTTCCGCTACAGGCGGACGCTTTCCGCGGGCACGGCTTCAATCTCCTCGTCGCGCTTCACTCCTGCGGGGCTTTCAGCTCGTGCTGTTCCCGCAGGAGTCGCCGCCTTTCGCTTCAATCAACAGAAACACCCTGAAATTAGATCATATAAAAAGGCCCTCTTCGAATAAGAAGAGGGCCTTCAACGTTTGTTGAAATCAATCTTCTTATCTTCAAGACTGGGTCGTCTTTTGGAATTAGCACCATGCCAAATCAGGCTGGTTGCTGAGACTTCATCGGGCCAAATCCCTCCGTCTCTCTTGATAAGAAATAAAAAATATATAATTGTTGGAAAAATGACTTATCTAAAAATAACATGATTTTATATAGATTGCAAGGGTACACTGAAATAATTATATAGATGATTTGTTATAATAGGGGCATGTTTGGTGATGAGGGGGATTTTTATTGGCTTGGCTTTATGTATTATTGGCAGCGGTCATCGAAGTGTTCTGGGTTATTGGACTTCGGTATTCTGACTCTCCAATAGAGTGGGCAGGAACTGTTGTTGCGATTATCATTAGTTTCTATGCAATTATAAAAGCATGTGAGAAACTGCCGTCAGGCACGGTTTATGCGGTTTTCACAGGTTCTGGCGCTGCGGCAATTGTGTTGGTCGACTTTTTGTTTTTTAATGCGGAGTTTTCCGTTTCGAAGGTTTTTTTCATCGCAATGATTATCGTCGGTGTGATTGGGATAAAGATGACATCCGTTGAGCCGGTCTCTGTGAAAGAGGGGGGCGAATGAAATGGCATGGGTTTATCTTGTCATCGCCAGTTTAGGCGAGATTTTCGGAGTCATGGCTATAAACTTATATTTGCATAAGAGGTCATGGCAACGGTTAGTCATGATTGTTGCTACATTTTCCATTGGATTCTTTTTTCTATCGCTTGCGATGCGCGAAATTCCAATGGGGACTGCGTACGCGGTTTGGACTGGATTAGGTGCTGCGGGGGCTGTTTTGATGGGCATATTGTTCTTCAAGGAGGCGGCTGGATGGAAACGGATTTTATTCTTAAGCTTAATCATCGGTGGGGCAGTCGGATTGAAATTATTTGGATGAAAAAAGGGCGATTCAGTCGCCCTTTTACTCATTCGGATGTCGTTTCAAGCGCATTCAATGCTTCTGCCCTTTTCTGCGATACCCCTCTTGCTAACCTCACTATTATATAGATAGTCAAAATGGAGCTGATAATAAGGAGGATTGACAAAGTCCCTGCATTATTTCCAATATCCTCTCGCGTTGCAACAACCACCCCATCGAACCATGAGGCCGGTAAAAATGAAGAGATAACAGCAAGTATGTTGTTTAATATATGCATCAATATCGGTAGTA contains:
- a CDS encoding multidrug efflux SMR transporter, with translation MAWVYLVIASLGEIFGVMAINLYLHKRSWQRLVMIVATFSIGFFFLSLAMREIPMGTAYAVWTGLGAAGAVLMGILFFKEAAGWKRILFLSLIIGGAVGLKLFG
- a CDS encoding methionine biosynthesis PLP-dependent protein, giving the protein MLTNHSINTKLVQLGNQSDPRTGAVNPPLHFSTAYKHDGLGLSTGYDYTRTKNPTRTILEEGIANLENGDRGYACSSGMAAIQLSLSIFKPKDELIAPEDIYGGTYRLFKQYANIYGIKTSYTSFQSVEETEKLITENTKALFIETPTNPLMLKIDIEKYAELAKKHGLLLIVDNTFLTPFYQRPLELGADIVIHSATKYIGGHNDVLAGLVVAKGEELCNLLSENHNAIGATLSPFDSWLVVRGLKTLHVRMKQHDANAKELVTYLKDEPLVADVLYAGKGGMISFRLQESEWVGPFLENLRLITFAESLGGVESLITYPTTQTHADIPEEEREKRGVDKRLLRFSVGLEEAQDLIEDLKQALTAASRSAVLSN
- a CDS encoding multidrug efflux SMR transporter — encoded protein: MAWLYVLLAAVIEVFWVIGLRYSDSPIEWAGTVVAIIISFYAIIKACEKLPSGTVYAVFTGSGAAAIVLVDFLFFNAEFSVSKVFFIAMIIVGVIGIKMTSVEPVSVKEGGE
- a CDS encoding phytoene/squalene synthase family protein — translated: MMNEAKLQKDAMHILKLTSRTFYIPIKLLNPTLRKTVGSAYLCMRAIDEIEDHEELHPDIKQYLLRSTSKLLQNELFDEAAYRDLLKPYESLLPEVTLRLGDWLTVCPAGIVEKVKESTSIMADGMAKWVEKNFIIKTKEDLDDYTYYVAGLVGVMLSDIWEQFDGTKTDRELAIGYGRGLQAVNMLRNQDEDADRGVNFIPDGWTRKELYEYAEANLKKADEYIESISNKNILLFCKIPLALANRTINAMQSGQEKMNRKEVESTVEAILNEQ
- a CDS encoding NADPH-dependent FMN reductase, translated to MTIKVKAIIGSTSSRSVNLKVVEFLREKYVGKLEITPVFINDLTMFSVDLESNPPEVVTEFMDNVRDSDAILFAVPEYNYSIPGVLKNAVDWLSRSNFAIKDKPAFMIGASAGVLGTVRAQMHLKQILSNPMLSPALLPNNDVFIGSIQQKVDETGQLTDQATIDFLDKVVNNFIEFYSKTKAFAELRA